A window of Gossypium raimondii isolate GPD5lz chromosome 7, ASM2569854v1, whole genome shotgun sequence genomic DNA:
TGCAAGAAGCAGTCTTTTGGTGTGGAGTGTGGGATTCTGAACTGTCGGATTTGAGTGTTTTAGGGACAAAACTGAGTTTCTTGTGCAAACTGGAATTTACTAAGAAATACTTGTCCAAACAATGCAATTACAAATGCTGATATCATAATTGATGCTTTTTAAAAtgcttgaaaattttcaatttcctcATCTATATGCACTCTTTGATTTAAGTGCTGCAAAATGTCTTTTCTGTGGTAATGGATGGTGAGATTCATGCCTAATTATGACAGGAGATATTGTAGTAACGAACTCTTTGTGCCTGTAAATTTGTTACATATCCTACTTTTGCTTCATTGTTATAATCTTTGTCTTCTGCTGTATTCTCattaatgtgttttgatgttagAGTGAGTTGTCGTTTAATTGTAGGTATTGTTTCTCCAAGGTAGACTAAACGATTCTGAGGTCGTTATTCAGGATTCTATCAGAGTACTAGAGGTACATTTCTATTCTGGTCAAAGTTAGTGTTAATTATGGGTGTTATACGGTCATGGGTTTGGTggttttcgatttttttaatgtgCTCAACTATATATAGGAAAGTGGTCAGGGGGAGTCAATGGCATGCATCAGGAGATTACGATATCTGGCGCAGGTTGTAAATCTTCCTGTCCTTTTTATAGCATTTTTCATATCACTTAAATAGCCTTTGGTTGATAGGATGTTTACCTGGTTAGGGTAATGAAAAGGCTCAGTTATACTTCATTGGAGAATCTATTGAGGCAAAATCTCGCTTCTTTGTAGTTTCCTATTGACACACTTGGTCTTCTAAGGCATCCGAAGGGAGGCCCTCATTAGTCAATCTTGATGGAAGCTGACTATCTTTGGCAGGTTTTAACTCCATGTAACCATGTGGAGAAAAGATATTTGTATGCTTACCATGCTAGTTACAAAATTTAGACAGCCATTAAGTTCTAGTTGAATTTTAAGGACACCATATCAGGCCTATCTGGTTTTAGCGGTCAtccttttttgcttttttcCCTTTATGTTACGTTGTGAGCATgttgtttatatatttgtttgttaaCTATGTAAAAAATCATCTACTTTTAAGTTCTGCAACCAACATATATCAACAGATTGATTTGTTGAGGATGGAAATTATAGTCCCCCTCTTTCCCACTCAAGTTAGCATGTATGTAAAATAATAGGAATTTTACAgctgaagaaaaattatatatttgaggTTCAACTTATTACTTTTGCTGACCTCAACAAGTTGTTTCCCttgcatgaaaattttaattgaatagaGGTAGCATCTTAAGTTACAATGCTAAAATTCCAGGATAAAATGTTCACGCTAGATGATGCACATGATTGAACATGTAATCCCTTTTGGTGATACTTTCTGTTGCACATTCTTCATGCATTTTTTTGAACACATGATGtactaatattttcataattgtgGCACTATACCTAATTGTTCATTTCTGAGGTATTGGGTTACGGATGCTTCTTTATTTTGCTTTATCTGACTTGATGCAACAATCCGGAAGTTATATAAATTGGTTTTAgaaatactattttttttttctgttttatctGTACTATATAATTTGCAATTATTTTAATGAGTGTCAATGGCTCGGATTAGCTGTTTAGATGGGGTTCATGTGTATCCAAGGGCTAGGATAGAAAGCTGCTGTGACTCTGGGATAAATTGTCTGTAAAACACATTAGTCAAACTTATACTTGGATATTATCATTAATGGTTCTACAAACAACCATAGTTTTTCTTgttcaaacttaaaattttgtcattgTAGCATTAGTTCAGATTTTCTTTACTGTTCTGGTTTTTTCTACTAGTTATACTCCTGTAATGCATCAAATCCACTTACGTCGTTGCTATTTTTTCTAGATATACATAAAATCCAATCGTATTTCAGAAGCAGAAAATATAGAGAGAAAGGTCCTTCATATTATGGAATTATCTAAGGTTCGAATTTTATTCCTCTGCTCATGTATGTTCTTTTATACGTGTAATTATTGTGCTTATGCTTTTTACTTATGTTTGTGGGTACCTCTGGGTGTGTATGAATTTCTGTGTGAAACTTTTCCTCTCTGAAGACATTCttgttatatgttattatgcatTCCAAATTGTTTGAAGTTCAAATGATATTGACTTCATAACTTGTATTTTCTGAAGATACTTCTATTATTCCTATTTGTTGATTTTAGGATAAAACCACCTCCTCATGGTTCTTTTATCAGCTTCTACATGATTCATGTAAATCAATGTATGCTTATTGCCATGTACTTGacaaaatgtttaaatttataagtGCATGCATTGGACATGTTGTCACCCTTACTGGCACCTTCTAACATAGTTTGTTAACGTTGCTTGATACTTTTAAGTATTAGGTTGTTGCTTCACTTGGGGTAGGGCCTttccttttaccttttatacCTCAGGTAGTGAAAGGTTCCTAGAGTCTAGAATGTTCCTTGCAACTATTGGAAGAAACATCTTCTAGGGTTCTTTTggaatttgtttcttttctccTCTCTATTTTCTCCAATGAGCTATGCAAGCACATTTACTGCCTGCCCTTGCAACTTAAGTTTCTATTAAGTTCTCACAAAATACAATTCAAAAGGTTTTTACTCCCAACAATCTATCTCAAGAACCGAATTGCCCTCAAATCTCATAAACAATTAGGTGACATAGTTATTAAATGATTGCTGTATTGAATCATTTTCTTTAGTGActaacttcattttctttcaggGATGGAACTCATTGGACACTGTAGTTGCTGCTGAAGGGTTGGGCTTAACGTTACAATCATCTGGGAGCTTAAAAGAAGCACAAGAACTTCTTGAAAGGTTGGTAGACTTTAATTGTTCTTCAATATTGTGATAGTTTATGGTTCCAGACATCATATTCTTTTATGCATTTTTCTTCTTAGGTGTCTTGATGCTCGGAAAACATTACTCCCTGAAGATCACATCCAGGTttgttgttttgattttgtacagataaaaatatctaaaaataagaATTGAAATCATTTTGATCAGTTGTTTTGATTCAATGAAGTATTTTCATTATACTATTAAATTTCTAACAAAAATGATTGCTAGTTTGGAAAGTTGGAATTAATCACCATGtgttcttaatttctttttaagtcttagaaacttgaaaagaataattttgaAGTAATTATTTCTTGTGTTgagtttcaaaattcaaaccaatGGATAGTTGTTTGTTTTGAACTCAAAATAAGACCTTTCTTATAACTATAAAAAGGGATGAGTGATGGTAAAGATAAACATGCATGAACCGCATCAATTCACTAATACTTAATTTGCATGAACAATGTATTTGTAGGGACTAAGCCAAAAGTTTACTTTCTCttagaaaataatcaattatttgTATGATCTTTTTGTTGCTAAGTATTAAAAAGTAACAACAATAAAGTAAGATTTGTCTATGTTGATAAAAGGCGCATATGTGTGCCAGTGCCTTTGTACATTGTTATTCTTGCTACGTAGCTAActtttttgttctattttacTGTCAGCCATCTTGATTATTGGAAACAATATTCTGGAATCCTGGACAAAACCCTTGTAAATAAAAACACTCATCACTACACACTGGTtgttaaatttgtatatatgaCACAACTGTTTTTTTGGCGACATCAACACTGAAAATGAGCttttaaaatgaacatttttgttgttgtgtttGGTAACATGTTTTATATAAGAATGTTGGCCAAACCTGTCAAAACAAGTGTTTTGGGTTGTGTTTTTAACAACTGGTGAGTATGGTAAATAACTTCAAGGAGGTGGATGGATTTGGCaaaaaattattgtaattaaattgttttttgtcAGACTCAAATGTACTGTGTACAATTTGTGTTTGCTTCTCCCACTTTTATGTTTAATGCACTGCTTTTTATGGtctatacaaattttaaaagcaatttggAAGTCTCTCATAGTTATCAATGTTTATGAGAGAAGCTTCAATGTTTGGACATATTCACCAACACTATTCTACTCAATGTATCCCAACATTTATACAATcttttgaaatattcaataagCTCGTTTGGATTTCTATGTTGAATGAGTACAAACATTGCCAAAATGGAAgtctaataatattttgtttctttgctATTTCATGACATCGTcctatttcacatataaaataattgtaagaAGAACAAAAAATGTTACTGAGAAAAGCGATAAGGTAAATTTAAGAGGAATCTCCTTTGTTTTTCCTGGGGACAGATTGGAGCCAACATGCTTCACATTGCTAGGGTGGTAATGCTTAATTACAATCAACTTAGGGGGATGCATGTTTCTGATGCAATTGCTGAGCTTGACAAGGCAAAAGGTCTTTTAAACAATGCAATAAGGTTAGTGCTGTTTCATTACCAGAAAAAGAAATTAGGGGCTCTACAACCTATCTTCAGCCACTTTTTACTCTTCAATTTAGTTGATAATGATTAACATAGGTTAATTTGTTATTTCCCTAGTAATAATTTATTCTCTGCCCTTGTCTGCATATCATAGATTCGAACAAATATGTCTTACTCCTTTCTCTTTACGTGATAGGATAGCAAGGAAAGTTATTAGTAAATCGAAAACACAAAACAAGAAGCAAGGTTATGGAGTTTCTGGAGAAACTAGGCGAGATGGTTATGCAGCAGTGATCATACTGGTTAGTTCCTTGTCAATAATAGATTATGTTGATAATATGAATCCTTTTCTCTTGTATATTCAACAGAAAAATTTACATGGCTATTTATACTAAAAGAGTAGGCCTAACTAAGGAAACATAATCAATACGTTAATTCAATAATCCTAATTTTAAGCTAATCTGATCCCTAAAAATCAGTAATGAGATTAGCTGAGATAAGCTGTCAACAGATTATCTGTCAGCTTCTTTTATCTAAATGTTTAAGATTTTGTTGTCTATTTATGTGGAGATTTAAACAAGCCAACTTTGTTTCCTCCCATGGAAACAATTTCTCGTCAAGTTGAAAAAATTGGGATAGAGGGAgtatgatataaaatgatattgttcacaatttgatcatttatattattttatttaatgagcTTGGATCCTTAGATTGTTAATGGCCAGAATAAGGTGATAATGATGTAATTATATTTCCCAAccattatcttttatttacaGTTCTGTGctgatattttattgtttattctCCTCCTTACCTGACAAAAGAAGTATGCTTTTATTATCACAGCATTCACAATTTTTTGTTGTGAGCTACCAGTTGACAAAGTCGATTTGAATTTCTTTCTTTGGCctaaaaactaatgaattggtgatatcaatatttaaattgcaaaaaaaaaaaaaaagtcaacaTCATGCTAAATGTTAGTTTGTTAAAGATGTGttgcttttaaattataattctcTTTGTTATCATGGGAtgtgacaattttttttttcattgtggTTGCAGTTGCAGTCGCTCAATGAACTAGGGCTTTTGGAGATCAACAGGCTAGAATTGCAGGAATCAGGGGTTAGTATTGTAACCTTCTGGTTCTCGGCATTTGGTTCAGGTTTCTTTGAAATGATTTACGATTTACAGTAGTCTTGCTTTGGTCAAATTGACATTTCTATTTAGTGTTATTCATTTGATACCCAAGTTATAGTTAATGTTTGATTTGGCACCTAAAGTACCttaggtacttttgtttttcaGTTTGCACAATGAACTACCCCACACAATGGGGCAAAAGACCACAAATAGTTAGTTAAATGCAACATGAGGCTAATATGCCACATCATTTTATTGGGGTGTGATTTTGTTTTGggcatttttttaatttctgaaataaaaaaagaaaaagaaaaagataaagaacATTGAAAACAAATTGGTATGTGAGAATAAAGGAAATAGGAAAAACAAGAGAGGGGCCTTACATATGATGATCTCCATTGAAATCAAATACCATCATGCTTCTCCTATGTTCTTTggtaattttccttttttaaattcaatagtTTGAACAAGTGTATCAGATATGTTTTTCTTCACCTAAACTTATTTGAGATGTTTGATGATATTGAAATATGCCGGTCGATGTCAATTTTCTATGCATCCTTGTGTTCTTGATGTAGTGACATAATTGGTAGTTTAGACTTATTTATTTCAAGCAGTCCTTTGACCATTGTACTAATAGTTACTATGGTTCCGTTGGGCTACAGGCAAAGTTGTCATCCACTCCTGAGGTCAAAAATGCACATTTTGAATGCATTTCTGCCTACAAAGAGGTACATCGCCTGGTTAAtgtcttatatttattttaatcactcaTTTTACTTTACTCTCTTACATTGGTGAGTTGACTTGTTCTTTTTCTTATGCGGTGCCtggtttcttttaaattcttttcttgTCATCACCCATTTTTTTCTCACTTATCCTTTGGAGTTGAGTAGAACCATTCATGTTGCTCAGAAACCTGCAAATTAGGTCAATTATCCCTTTTGTactataatttctttattccaAATATCATctgttatatatgttttgtatttttggagCAAAATTGTTTGTCATATTGCATTTAATAATCTCCTATGCAGCCTAATGCACCCAACAGCACTTTGAAACCAAGTTAAATGCAACTCTCATTTACCCTTAAATTATGGCTTCATACTTacatgttttcattgaaatagaAAGCTGAAATCTTGAATTAAATGTATGTTGTTGCAAGAATGTCAATTGTTTTAAACTATACAATGCAGTTGGCAGCTGAAAGGTTAATCGGTGATTTGAGGCAAGTTAAGGCGGAGTATCTTTCTTGTTTGAAGCATCTTTCAAGTTTGTTAGATGCTGAAGGCACAACAGAATACAGAGGAACAACATTGCAGGAGCTGAAGGGTGATATCAAGCGTGTAGAAGATGATATTTCGCAGTCAAGGAGGCATAAAAGCTAAGCCAGGCTACCCAACACctcattttgattcaattttttgaaatatactTTCCATTCCTgtttgaagaaaattttattacttcttcaaataaaattttatgccaaTTTCATTTCAATGGATATGAAGGAATTGAAGTGCAAATGATTGTTAATTTTAGAGGGATGGTTATGTTgggatgttaattttttttttaatggcatttttttttcttcactatCTTAAAATTGCATGTAAACTAACATGAAAACAATTACGCAAATAAGAGTAACAGTTGGTTCCTTCAGTTATTAGATGAGCCATCAAAATCATGTTATGCCAACTTATGAccattaatttgtttaaatgcTGAAGCTAACAAAgtctttaaaaaaagaaattatattcgtttatgattttatttacaTGTTCATTGATATTCTTCtttaacatctttctttttttcgaaaaaaatatgATAGTACCTGAAAAAGCTTCCCCATGTTTCTTTTGTCCTAATAGGACAAATTTTCTTCTCACAGAAGGGATGCGAAAGataatagattttattacaaaagtAGAAGTAAAGAAAAAGATTTTATAAAGATAAAGGAGACTGGTGGATGAGAAGAGAACaaagaaaagtttttaaaacttttttcgATGCCTTGTTTAGGCTTCCTCTATCTCTATTTATAAGAGAATtcttaaattctattttatttttttttgaatcccGCACAGTGTTTTTGATAAGGATGATATCTTATTAATGATGAATTAATTGTTGATTCcaaataacttttcttttgtcTTGTCACATCATTGATTGACATTACAAACTTTATTTGTTTGTATCTAGATGCTTTATTCTTTAAATAACCTCTAAATTTAAATGTTCTTTTCTTGGATGTTATTCTCCCACGTGGCTTCCTTGTTTGGCTTTATCCTTCTTGAATATTATCTAGATTTATTAACTCTATTTCATCTAGATGTAATGAATCTGTTGACAATCTTGGTGAGTTTCAAATCTCCCACGTGTTCTTGATTTCTTCTATTATGTGTGATGGAAAATTATCTATCTCCATGTCAGctatcttttttaataattgCACGGATTCTTCATCTCTGTCATTTTGGATGTTTCCAGTTTCATATGCCAATATTCTTCTTTCATCAGTCCAGAGTCTGAGTCCTTTGCTGAAGTAAATATTGGGTTTTTGTCATTAAATTTATCCCTGCTTAGATTTGATAATAACTGGGATTATTATAACACTTGTCAATGTTTTTTGTCAAGCGTCCTTTGTCTTCTTTGACTGCTGAAAGTTTGGGACTTCCAATCATTCTTTGAATAATCTAAATTTGATATGGCtgataaaaagttttttttcaaCAATACTAATAAGACTGCTTatttcaagataaaaataatagtaaaagtcATCTTCATTTATTATGCTTAATAATATAGACTTAATAGATGcagaaaaatcttttaatagatgaaaagaaaattttgaattattatttctttaacaaaaccCTATTCAATCTGTTTATATCAAATAGTTCATGATCAAGTCTAAATTTTATagtagaaaatttttcatataaatcatttgtaaaaacataagcttgtagaaaatattcgaaaaagctttttgaaattgagcttGTTGTTTGCAAATAgcttcatttatttttgtaaaaatttccactggtaaaatttttctagctttattatataaacaaagcctaaacattttattcataataggACTATTTGttcctttattaataaaatactaaaatatatcaAGAAGATTATTTATCTCCTTAATATCTAAATATCCTATTGCAAGATCTTCTCaatctatatataaaatagattttagtaataaatcacgagcttcattttctttagttttttcaactaaaattgtgaaaatttagtAATAGCTCTTCTAAAATTAGCTATTTGTTCAGAAATATGAGTTTtctatatttcattaataaaattatatacttcTAGTGGTAAGCCtggattataaaaatcttttatttcctgaattttttgttgtttcaacaaattttctgaTAAACAAAACTTTTCTGCTCCCTTTATTATTTCAGCATAACTAGCTTGATATACTGAATTTGGATCTTGAGACCAAAGAAATTTGACTTATTATTCTTGGTGTAAAAGATAAATGAGTTCCAACTGGTTGTCTTACTATTGGATATGGAATATAATATCCTTGATTAGGACAAAAAGATGTTTGTGCAGGTAACGTCACAAATCTTAGATTAGGATTTATTGTTTTCTCTTTGTTGGGTCTTTTATGGACAGTAGTCCATTCACCAACTTTTTCTAGAGGTTTTTTTACCTCTATCCATGACCTGCTAAGATAATCAGCAATAATATTATCAGTTCCTTTTAgatataaaacttcaaaattaaaagtatataattcaTTGTATCATCTAATTCTCCTTGATACAGTTTCCAAACTCTTGTTAGTAAGAAATTGTTTAACTGCCTgattatagtttttataataaattttttaggtactaaatatataagaaattttttattctcttctttattgctaataattctttttcatatataacacaattaatttcatttggtttaaattttcctGAATTAAATCCACATAttaattctttattatttattgttttagcttgattaattaaaacatcctttcttgaataaaatatccatcaaaataatattttgatttaatcttttataattaataatcatTCTAgattttcctcttttatttcaGCATGATTTCGACCATAAAAGTTGGACTAGAATGTGGACTATTAGTTTTTTCTATTAGTCCTTTTCTAATAATTCTCTAATttgtatatcaaattcatctatATCTTGTTTAGTATAGATCATTGGTTtaactctaataattttattgggattttccaatttaatttcacaatatcTAGGGCTATTTTgccataattttaatggttcttcactaaaattattttctaaaattttaaacaaccaatgacttgtttcaagttgtttaaattgttcttttcttggtggtgtaaaattttatcatacacaaatttatgattttctagagataacataattaaatttttatcaaatagaaaatggtaaatgctagtatataaaattatttcctaataatataTATCCAAGCATTGcagaaaacataatattttggGTATCACAAATCTTACATTATTTATATAGATTGGTACATTTCTAGCTTTATATTGGATTATGATTTCATTATCATCTATTCCTATTGCTTTTATTGGATGTTTCATAGGTTCccattttttttacagaatggCATTCTTTCTACAACTACCAGTTGTAGCTACCGTATCTAGTAAAGCATGCAaggaatatgttttatattttctaaattgaaatgtaatttcaatatatgtgtaatatttcctggattggaaatttgaaaatgtaactACATCACTTGttccaatttttatttgttgaataATTGTTGAAGTTTGTATTTCTTCCATTCTAGTGTTTCTAGGATTTTTACTTGGTTCAGAGGAAAAATAGGAATATGAACTGTTTTCATTCCTATTGGTGTAGAACTTGTACTTatattatcatcttcttcctctatttgagtatttgaggtaaaattaaattaccatttgtatttgttatagcagtatttttaaaatataatttatctccGCACGACATATATTCTATAGTACTTACAGGTTTAGAAGTATTTATACTACTTATCTTTTCTATCATCCAATCTTTTGGTATTGATAGATCtcttaaatgtaataattttggttgtatttcGGTAGTAAATTTATTAGGTTCAAAtagcttaattattttattattaattttttgatcTCTACTTTTACTGTTTAgtatattcattaatagaaATCAAACTTATTGCTAGATCTTCgctaaatcattaattttagaatttttgattGAATTCTTAGACATAAACACTATTTCTATTAGAGGATGTGTAATGGATATAAAGTAAT
This region includes:
- the LOC105788704 gene encoding uncharacterized protein LOC105788704 isoform X1, translating into MYLRKAAVSLLRRVRLPSHSIFTSVSPPTTSMAIATPLPFSLSRKIQFPNQFGNGSSWSTTYADPPIWTILSIQAAIILGINVHPVFADDGSNQTNTESDIQGANISGLRKIEDGSVISNVHTSKWRIFTDNGRDYFLQGKLEEAEKFFLSAIQEAKEGFGERDPHVASACNNLAELYRVKKAFDKAEPLYLDAIRILEEAFGSEDIRVGVALHNLGQFYLVQRKLEEARVCYESALKIKGRVLGRGSADYADTMYHLGTVLFLQGRLNDSEVVIQDSIRVLEESGQGESMACIRRLRYLAQIYIKSNRISEAENIERKVLHIMELSKGWNSLDTVVAAEGLGLTLQSSGSLKEAQELLERCLDARKTLLPEDHIQIGANMLHIARVVMLNYNQLRGMHVSDAIAELDKAKGLLNNAIRIARKVISKSKTQNKKQGYGVSGETRRDGYAAVIILLQSLNELGLLEINRLELQESGAKLSSTPEVKNAHFECISAYKELAAERLIGDLRQVKAEYLSCLKHLSSLLDAEGTTEYRGTTLQELKGDIKRVEDDISQSRRHKS
- the LOC105788704 gene encoding uncharacterized protein LOC105788704 isoform X3, encoding MYLRKAAVSLLRRVRLPSHSIFTSVSPPTTSMAIATPLPFSLSRKIQFPNQFGNGSSWSTTYADPPIWTILSIQAAIILGINVHPVFADDGSNQTNTESDIQGANISGLRKIEDGSVISNVHTSKWRIFTDNGRDYFLQGKLEEAEKFFLSAIQEAKEGFGERDPHVASACNNLAELYRVKKAFDKAEPLYLDAIRILEEAFGSEDIRVGVALHNLGQFYLVQRKLEEARVCYESALKIKGRVLGRGSADYADTMYHLGTVLFLQGRLNDSEVVIQDSIRVLEESGQGESMACIRRLRYLAQGWNSLDTVVAAEGLGLTLQSSGSLKEAQELLERCLDARKTLLPEDHIQIGANMLHIARVVMLNYNQLRGMHVSDAIAELDKAKGLLNNAIRIARKVISKSKTQNKKQGYGVSGETRRDGYAAVIILLQSLNELGLLEINRLELQESGAKLSSTPEVKNAHFECISAYKELAAERLIGDLRQVKAEYLSCLKHLSSLLDAEGTTEYRGTTLQELKGDIKRVEDDISQSRRHKS
- the LOC105788704 gene encoding uncharacterized protein LOC105788704 isoform X2; this translates as MYLRKAAVSLLRRVRLPSHSIFTSVSPPTTSMAIATPLPFSLSRKIQFPNQFGNGSSWSTTYADPPIWTILSIQAAIILGINVHPVFADDGSNQTNTESDIQGANISGLRKIEDGSVISNVHTSKWRIFTDNGRDYFLQGKLEEAEKFFLSAIQEAKEGFGERDPHVASACNNLAELYRVKKAFDKAEPLYLDAIRILEEAFGSEDIRVGVALHNLGQFYLVQRKLEEARVCYEIKGRVLGRGSADYADTMYHLGTVLFLQGRLNDSEVVIQDSIRVLEESGQGESMACIRRLRYLAQIYIKSNRISEAENIERKVLHIMELSKGWNSLDTVVAAEGLGLTLQSSGSLKEAQELLERCLDARKTLLPEDHIQIGANMLHIARVVMLNYNQLRGMHVSDAIAELDKAKGLLNNAIRIARKVISKSKTQNKKQGYGVSGETRRDGYAAVIILLQSLNELGLLEINRLELQESGAKLSSTPEVKNAHFECISAYKELAAERLIGDLRQVKAEYLSCLKHLSSLLDAEGTTEYRGTTLQELKGDIKRVEDDISQSRRHKS
- the LOC105788704 gene encoding uncharacterized protein LOC105788704 isoform X4 gives rise to the protein MYLRKAAVSLLRRVRLPSHSIFTSVSPPTTSMAIATPLPFSLSRKIQFPNQFGNGSSWSTTYADPPIWTILSIQAAIILGINVHPVFADDGSNQTNTESDIQGANISGLRKIEDGSVISNVHTSKWRIFTDNGRDYFLQGKLEEAEKFFLSAIQEAKEGFGERDPHVASACNNLAELYRVKKAFDKAEPLYLDAIRILEEAFGSEDIRVGVALHNLGQFYLVQRKLEEARVCYESALKIKGRVLGRGSADYADTMYHLGTIYIKSNRISEAENIERKVLHIMELSKGWNSLDTVVAAEGLGLTLQSSGSLKEAQELLERCLDARKTLLPEDHIQIGANMLHIARVVMLNYNQLRGMHVSDAIAELDKAKGLLNNAIRIARKVISKSKTQNKKQGYGVSGETRRDGYAAVIILLQSLNELGLLEINRLELQESGAKLSSTPEVKNAHFECISAYKELAAERLIGDLRQVKAEYLSCLKHLSSLLDAEGTTEYRGTTLQELKGDIKRVEDDISQSRRHKS